The following is a genomic window from Leptospira bouyouniensis.
CCGTGACTCGGACTTGGAAAGTTTCGATGGCACCCGGAAAAAGTTTGAATTTACCAAATTTTGCTTGGATCGCAAGGGAAAATACAAAAAGCCCTAACAGAAGTCCCACCATTTTCCAACGATTGGAAAGTGCGAATCGTAAGAGAGGTAGGTATGTTTTTTCTTTAAATTTAACAAACCAATGAGACTCCTCTTTGACTTCTCCTTTCATATCAGTCGCTTTACTCACATCATACAAATGCGAAGGTAACATAAAGAATGCTTCAAATAAAGAACTGAGTAGGGATAAAATGACAACGAGTGGAATTGAATGGATGAACTTTCCAAAGATCCCTGTCATAAATAACATGGGTCCAAAAGCAGCAATGGTTGTCGTGACTGTGGCAGTAACGGGTGCGAGGACTTCACTTGTTCCTCGCATGGCTGCTTCAAATGGTTCTTCTCCCATTTCCAAATGCCGGTATACGTTTTCACAAATGATGATCGCATCATCCACTAAAATCCCAATAACAATGATAAGACCCATCATGGAAATTAAGTTGAGAGTAAGACCCATGTAATTCATTGCAACAAAGGTCATAGCAATCGAAATTGGAATTCCAAGAGCAGTCATGAGCGCCATACGCCATCCGAGAAATACAAATAATGATGCTGTCACAAGGATGAGTCCTGAAACAGCATTGGATGTAAGGACACCGAGTCGTCTTCTGATGTATTTGGATAAATCATTTACAAATGCATGTTTGATTGTTCCGTTAGTTGATTTGATGAATTCTTGCACCACTTTTTTTGATTCATCAACAACCGAAATGGCATCAGCTTTTTCACGTTTGATGACAGTGAGAGCAATGGCAATATTCCCATTGGATTTGTCTATGTAATCAGAATCTTCAAATCCTTCTGTGACTCGCGCAACATCTCTGATTCTAACTGACCTTCCTGCATCATTGGTTCTGATAAAAACGTTTTCTATTTCTTCTGCGGTATCGAATTCACCAACAGTCCTAACAATGATTTCTCTTGTTTTTTCATTTATGTTTCCACCTGGAAAATTAATATTCCGTAAACGTAAAGCATTGATAACTTGGGTTGATGATAGAGATAATGACCTGAGTTTGTCAGGATCTAAATCCACTTTCATTTCTCTTTCACGCCAACCACGTTTTGTAATCCGAGCAACAGATGGGATGTCCTTAAGTTTCTCTTCTAAAATCTTTGCTTTGTCTCGGAGTTCTTTTGCATTCAGGATTGCTTTGCCATCTTTTAACGTTGAAGACAAATGGATTTCAATCACAGGTTGTCTTGCTGTCGTAATCTCTGTAACAATTGGATCTTCTGCATCTGTTGGTAAATCTTGTATTCTGTCGATGGCAGACTTTAAGTCATCGACAACTTTTTGAGTATTTTTTGTATTGGGATCAATTGTGATGATGATACCCGATCGGTTCTCAAGAGAAGCCGAGCGAAATTCTTTGATGCCATCAACTTCTTTGATGGCATCTTCTAAAGGTTTGGTGACAAGTTTTTCAACATCGGCTGGAGCAGCACCAGGATAAAGCGTTGTGACACTCACAATATCAAAATTAATGTTTGGAAATGCTTCTCGATTCATTGTGGCAGCAGTAAAACCACCCACAAGAAGGATTAAGAAAGTCAAAAGGTTTACGAATAAACTTTTAGATAAAAAATACTGAACAATGGATGAACCCATGGAATCTCCTCGTGGGGGACTTACGCAACTAAAATCAAATCAAAAACTAATCTAACAATTTTCCTGCAGTATCGATGTCTTCGTTGTAACCAAATAACTTCGTACTTTTTAATCGATCTACATATAAAACTCCGAAGAGATGATCGCATTCATGTTGTAATACGATCGCTCTATATCCTTCGATGATTTCATCATGTTCCGTGAAGTTTTCATCACGCCATTTCATGCGGATTTTATTTGGTCTTTCTACATACCCACGCATTCCAGGAACAGACAAACAACCTTCCCAAAACCCGTCGCTTGGGGGGCTTAAAGGTGTTATTTCTGGATTTAAGATAATTTGGTTCGGAACTTCAGGGGTTCCAGGGTAACGTTCGTTGTCATCCTCTTGGCCAACAACGACAAGTTTCTTTAAAACTCCGATTTGTGGGGCAGCAAGTCCCACACCATCTGCATGGCGCATGGTTTCAAACATATCTCGAATCAACTTTTTGAAATCCTTGGTTTGGATTTCGGATTCAGTGACATCTTCACTCGTTTGCCTGAGGATCGGATTACCAATTTTGAGAATTTTTCGTACTGCCATAATCTAATATGGGATAGATTGAAAAAGGTCACTGAATGATCAAGTGAACTCCTAACTAATTGAAAAAGAATTTGACAGGCTGGGGTTAAAAAGTTGAAATCTCGTGAGGGATTTTGGAGACGAGGGGAATCGAACCCCCGACCTTTTGAATGCCATTCAAACGCTCTCCCAACTGAGCTACGTCCCCTTGTGCTATTCCAAGGTGAGAGACTGCGTTTGTCTGTCAACAGAATCCTAAAATGGCTAAGGAACCAAGAACTTTATGGGACAAGATACGGTAGAAGAACTCACTAAAAAATTGAAAATCCAATCGGATATCATCAAAGGGTATGAAAAAGTTCTTAGGCTCAATGAACAAGAATTAGCAAACGCAGATGAAATCATTCGAATGTATGAACAGATCATCGATTACTCACGTGTCGAATTGAGAGAAGCAAAAGAAACTGTTCAAGCCAGTACAATGGTATCCAATTTAAGCCGCGACGAACTTATGTCAGCCTTTGATAAAATCAAATCTCTCGAAGATGCCAATCGTAAACTTAGAGAAGAATCATTAAAGTTTAGCAAAGATTAAACCATTGAAACCAAATTCCCTTCCGCCGATCATCTTAAAAAATGAAGATGGCGGATTTTACCTTTCCTCCTCATCTGAACTTGATGACTTATATCATTTTATCTTAGGACAGGCGAAACGTTTTGTATCAGCAAAGTCTGCTGCATTATATTTAAGGAATAAACGTGGGAATTTGAGTCGAGTTGGGTTGGTTTTAGATAAAACTAATTCAGGAAATATCGCCAAACATGTGTTTAAGTCAAAAAAGAGTATCCTTGTTAAAAAAGGAACTTACTTAAAATCAGATGATGCACCAGTTTCTGAATCGTATATTGCATGTTATTTGGGTGATGAAATCGGAGACATGTCTCTTGGTGTTCTAGTTCTCGAAGGAATTAAACATTTTCAGAATTTTTCCGAACAAGATTTGGATTTAATTAATTATTTTAGCGCCAATTTAAATGCACTGTTTAAAGATACGGTGTTCTCGGACAAAGATCCGCAATTCTTTAATTCACTAACAACATCGATCCTTTTATTAATCGATAACGCAAATATTCATAACAACAATAATAGACTCCAATACTTTTTGGAAGAAATCATTCGAGTTGCAGTTCTGATCAATACGAGTGTTGATTTGGAACATGTGCTTGTAATGGTGATGGAATCAGCTAAATCCGTATTCCGCACGGAAGCAAGTTCCTTACTTTTGTTAGATGAAAAAAAAGAATTTTTGATTTTCCATACGGTGACTGGTGAAAAACGAGAAGAAGTTGCCAAGATTAAAGTACCTGTTGGCCAAGGAATTGCAGGTACTGTGGCTGTTACAAAACAACCAATGATCATAAACGATGCTCAAAATGATGAGCGTGTTTTTCGTGATGTTGATAAAGCGTCAAATTTTATCACAAGAAATATCCTAGCAAGTCCTCTCATTGTAGGAGACGAAGTGATCGGAGTGATAGAGGCAATCAATACTATCGATCGAAACAATTTTAGCCAAGATGATATCGATACATTCCTTTCTTTTTCGAGTGCCTGTGCTGTTGCCATCCAAAAAACGAGACTACTTGATAACCTCAATGTCACAAACCTAGAACTTAAACAAAAATTGAGTACACTTGAATCTATTTTTGATTTAGGTCAGGCGGTACTTGAATCTCATGACGAGTTAGGTCTCATGTCAAAAACTTTGAGCATTCTCACCAAAGAATTGTCATGCGAAGATGCGGGAATGGTGATTATAGAAGAAAAAAACAAAAACAGGATCCAAGTATATGCAAGGCAACTTGGGATTGTGAGGGAATCATTTTTCCCAATGTTTGAAAGTCGTTTGTTTTTAAGCCTAATGGAATCTGGGAATCCTCGGATGGCTGTAGTCACTGCACAACTGGAAGAATCCTTTTTAGAATTAGAGTTTTATACACTAAAGAAAAATTTTCTCATTTTACCCATTGCACCTCGGGGAGGGAATTTACGTGCGGCACTTTATGTAAGTGGGAAAAACTCTGCTCATTCCTTTAATGAAACTGACCTTCGAATGTTAAAAACATTATCTTCTCCACTGGCAAAAGCATATGAGAATTTAAGGCTCAACCAAGAAATTATCACAAAAAAATCGATTGAAAAAGAAATCGAAATCACAAGGAAAATCCAAAACAATATTTTACCAAATGCATTAATACAATCTCCATTATTTGATTTGGGTGTGATGTCTGTCGCCGCAAAAGAAGTGTCAGGTGACTTTTATGATTTCCACGCCTTTGGTGATGAACAGTTTTCTTTTCTAGTGGCTGATGTTTCTGGGAAAAGTTTACCGGCCGCAATTTTTATGGCGATGTCCAGTTCGATCATTCGTACACTTTCAAGGACAACCGACCTTTCTCCTTCAGAACTTCTCTTTCGTGCCAACCAATTGATCTATGAAGATAGCCAGTCTGGTATGTTTGTGACTCTGTTTCTAGTCAATTACCAACGAAAAACCCGCACTTTAAAATTTGCTTCTGCTGGGCATAATGACCAAATTTGGATCCGAGCGGATGGTAGTTTTGAACTCTTAAAAGGAAAAGGGGCCCCACTTGGTGTTGTGCCCCATACCAATTACCAAGGTGGGGAAATCCAATTAGAACCTGGGGACATTTTGGTTTTTTATACAGATGGAGCCATCGAAGAAAAAAGTCCGGATGGGGAAGAGTATGGGCTCGACCGTTTCATTGATTTTATCATCGCAAGAAGGGGTGAAACGTCTCAAAACATCGTGGAATCAGTGTATGAGAACATTCGTTCGTTCTCAAAATCGGAAGAACAATACGATGATTTTACAGTGATGGTTCTTAAATTTGCGGAGGTGACAAGTTTCGAAATGGTAAAATCCTTTGATGCAAACCCGAATGAAATTCCAAAACTCCGAGATTTTATTTCTGAACATTTAGAATCAAAAATCACAAAACCTTTTGCCTTCGATGACATCTTAATAACTTTGGATGAAGCAGCAACGAATATCGTCATGCACAGTTACAAAGACACAGAAATTGCGAATCCGAAGTTTGAATGTAAGTTTGAATTGATGGGAGATAAGTTAAAGATAGTTCTTGTCGACGAAGGAAAACCCTTCGATAGAAAAAAAGTTCCTAAACCTTCCGTAGAAGCCAATTTGAAAGGTGAACGGAAGGGGGGATTTGGCGTTTATCTCATGGAAACCCTCATGGACAAGGTGTCTTATGAATACAATGGGAAACAAAACATAACCTATTTGGAGAAAACAATCGTATGAATGAAGATAAAATTGGAATCCGTTCGGAAGAATTAGGAAACAAATTGGTTGTACATGTCCAAGGCAATTTGGATGTTCACAACACACATAAAATCGAAAAAGATTTACTCGCTCTTGTTAGTTCTTCTGGAAAGTCTGTGATTTTTAACTTGAGCGAAGTTCCTTTTATTTCTTCCGCAGGACTTCGCCTCCTTGTCACAACTCTCAGACATTGCCAAGAACAGAAAATTAGCATTTCGATCTGTGGATTACAGCCTGCAGTCGAAAAAGTTTTCGATATCATTGGCATGCAGCAGTTATTCACGATTTATCCTGATTTAGATGCAGCTTTAAAGTAAAAATCACTTTTCTAAGTGATCCTAAACAAAACATTGGAAAAAAACTTATGGAAACCATGCAGTATTCCCTAAACAACCCATTCAAAGAATCCAAGGCTCCGGCGACCCAAACCGGCATTTATGATGATGCTCTCAAACTCGGTAAAGAATTAATCGAAAAACCGTTTCTTGGTGGTGGTGAAGATCGGATCCGTGTCCAACACTCCAAAAACAGGATGACTGTTTGGGAAAGGATCAAAGTCCTCACGGATGAAGAACCAAACATCACCTACCAAAACTGGGGTCCAAATTTAGATGGTGCCTCCATTGTCACTGGAATTTTAAATATCAAAGGCCGTGATGTTGCCGTCTACGGGCATGATTTTACACTCCGTGCGGGTTCCATGGATGCAACAAACGGTAGTAAACTTGCCCGCCTCATCCAAATGGCAGGAACTCATGGAATCCCACTCATCGGGATGAACGATTCTGCAGGAGCCTATGTACCTGCGGGAGTGGGTGGACTTGATGGATACTCAGAAGCGTTCACCGCACTCCGTAAAATCAGCGGTGTCGTTCCATCGGTGATGCTCATGTTTGGGTTTAATGCCGGTGGTGGAGCCTACCTTCCACGCCAAGGGTCATTTATGATCCAATGTGATGGAACCTTTTTTGGACTGACTGGTCCTGGCGTTGTGAAGTCTGTACTTGGTGAAGATATCTCCGCCGAAGACTTAGGGGGACCAAAAGTCCACGGACAATCAGGAGTTGTGGACCTTGTGACAGGCGATGAGTTAGGATCACTTAGGACTGCCATTCGTTTATTATCTTACCTTCCAGACAATAACCATAGTTTTGCGCCTTTTTACCCAACGTCTGACCCAGTAGACCGATTCATTTACGAAGAGGACATCCTTTTCCGTAAAACGTTTAATTCCCCAACAGGGATGAACACTCCCTTCGACATCACTCTTTACTTACAACAAATCTGTGACCATGGTGAATTTTTTGAACTCCAACCACAAAGAGCGCGTAATATCGTAACTGCTTTTGGAAGGATTGGTGGTCATGTTGTTGGTTTCCTTGCCAATAACTCAGCCGTATCTTCTGGTCAGATTGACATTGGAGCCTCTCGTAAGGGAACTCGTTTTGTACGATTCTGTAACTTATACAATATCCCGATGGTATTTGCAGAAGACACCACTGGGTTTTTACCTGGCCGTGACCAAGAACATAATGGAATTGTACTCGAAGGAAGAAAACTCCTCGATTCCATCATTGACCTTCGTACACCAAGGCTCACACTCATCATCCGTAATGCGTTTGGTGGTGCTTATGCAACATTTAACTCATATTTTACAGGAGCATCCATGGTATTTGCTCTTCCAACAGCAAGGATTGCGGTAATGGGCCCTGCAGGAAAAGAGTATGTCTATAAAGATGAAATCACAAGCGTTCAAAAAGAATTTTTGGCAAATGTCAAAAAAGGTATGAGTGAAAAAGAAGCAGCCGCAACTCGTGATGCCAAACTCTTTGAAATTGGCCAACGGTATGAGAAAGAACTGATGAATCCAAAAGAAGCTTTATCTCTTGGTTCTGTATCTTCGATCATATTACCAGGTTACACTCGAAATGTCCTATCCAAAAACTTGAGTTTTCTCATGTCCAAATACAAACCGGCGGAAATGTCCGGACCTCAAAGGGAGTTTGAATAATTTCCATGTTAGATAAGAATTTAAAACGCATTCAGTTCCAAGAATCAGAGTCCGCGTGGATTCGTTCCTTCACTGTGGAATCGATCAAATGCCTCATTGTTTGTCGTGGTCCTGTTCGAAAAGAAACAATGGATGTCTTTGATGCGATTGGTGTAAAAGAATACGGAATATTACTTTCTGAAAAAGATTCCATTGTGTATCCTAAGGCACTGGCACCAGAACTTCGTAACTTTCGTTTCCCAGAAAACATCCACCGAGTTCCTGATTATATGGGAGCAGGAAAGGAAGAAAAAGAACAACGCATCCACCAAATCATTGGGATCGCAAAAGACAATGGGTACACTCATATCTTTGCCGGATACGGGTTTATGGCAGAAGATGCCGAATTCATTGAAGCCATCGAAAAAGCTGGTATCATCTTTATGGGACCAAGTTCCCATGTCGCAAAAGGGGCAGGGGCAAAAGATGAAGCAAAAAAACTAGCACGTAGCCTCAATGTTTCTGTTACCCCTGGTGTGGACAATATCACAGCTCTTGCCTTACTACGTAAAACTGGTAATTCCAAAGACGGTCTTCTAAAGGTAGCAAAAGAAAATAACTTAAACTTTCAATTTGATGAGAAAAAATCGTTGGAAGACAATGCAGAAATCCTACTGCAACTTTCTTACGAAAAAACCATCGATATCACATCCATCCCTGACTTGCAAAAAGAATCAGAAATTTTATGTGAAGACATTTGGAAGAAATATCCTGGCAAACGCATTCGCTTTAAATACATCGGTGGTGGTGGTGGAAAAGGCCAACGTGTGATCTCTTCCAAAGGAGAAATTGAATCTGCGGTAATGGAGATTTTGGCGGAATCAAAAGTAACAGCCGTAGGTTCTAACAGAAACTTCCTCATCGAACTCAATATTGAAAACACTCGCCATAATGAAATCCAAATGATTGGAAACGGGGAGTGGTCATTATCACTTGGTGGTCGTGATTGTTCCTTACAAATGCACGAACAAAAATTATTAGAGATTTCGCAAACTGTAGAACTCTTACAAAAAGAAGCTGACCTCGTTCGTTCTTCCAATCCTAAAAAAGCGGCGATCCTCGACAAAGATGTACAAACATTAAAGGATATGGAACACCAAGCAGAAGTGTTTGGAAAGGCAATTCGCCTCAATTCAGTTTCCACCTTTGAATGTATTGTGGAAGGGAATAGTTTCTTCTTTATGGAAGTAAACACTCGGATCCAGGTGGAACACCGTGTGACCGAGATGGTTTACAAAATGAAGTTCACAAATCCTAATGATCCAAATGACTTCTTTTACATCGATTCCCTTGTAGAAGCAATGGCAGTACTTTCCATCCATGGACCAAGAGTTCCAAAACCAGAACGAATTGTACGCAATGTATCTGGTGCGGAAGTACGGATCAATGCGACAAACCGTGCCCTGCAACCACATGCAGGAGGGATCATCCAAAACTGGTCGAACCCACTCCCAGAAGAGATTCGTGATGACCAAGGGATTTGTACTCGTAACCCTGATACAGGTGCCTTTGTTCACTACAACTTGGCAGGTGCTTATGACTCAAACGTGGCACTCATTGTTTCGTATGGAAATAGCCGAACCGAAAACCTAGAAATCTTAGGAAATATCCTTCGTAAAACAGAGCTTAGGGGGCAAAACTTAGAAACCAACTTACTTGTCCACTATGGTCTGATCCAGTGGATTTTGGGTAAGGACGCA
Proteins encoded in this region:
- a CDS encoding efflux RND transporter permease subunit, with product MGSSIVQYFLSKSLFVNLLTFLILLVGGFTAATMNREAFPNINFDIVSVTTLYPGAAPADVEKLVTKPLEDAIKEVDGIKEFRSASLENRSGIIITIDPNTKNTQKVVDDLKSAIDRIQDLPTDAEDPIVTEITTARQPVIEIHLSSTLKDGKAILNAKELRDKAKILEEKLKDIPSVARITKRGWREREMKVDLDPDKLRSLSLSSTQVINALRLRNINFPGGNINEKTREIIVRTVGEFDTAEEIENVFIRTNDAGRSVRIRDVARVTEGFEDSDYIDKSNGNIAIALTVIKREKADAISVVDESKKVVQEFIKSTNGTIKHAFVNDLSKYIRRRLGVLTSNAVSGLILVTASLFVFLGWRMALMTALGIPISIAMTFVAMNYMGLTLNLISMMGLIIVIGILVDDAIIICENVYRHLEMGEEPFEAAMRGTSEVLAPVTATVTTTIAAFGPMLFMTGIFGKFIHSIPLVVILSLLSSLFEAFFMLPSHLYDVSKATDMKGEVKEESHWFVKFKEKTYLPLLRFALSNRWKMVGLLLGLFVFSLAIQAKFGKFKLFPGAIETFQVRVTAETGLKLEETDRFIRAIENAIAKLPEGEVENFISRVGIIQKDPNDPFTKRGKNYAQVMVYLTPDDNRERSTEKIIEVVRENTKYLLNEKALALLEEKLAKENLEKKEEAKIQIDAIPSEFLPLKGKLVNLEFEKLAGGPPVGKPVAIEIKGDDFATLLKIGAEYKAALAKIKGVTDIGDDFNEGKDEIRVSVDEALASFAGVSVQSVSLAINTALQGTVSTKIKRADEEVDVRVRFPEEYRSSLTHLNKVYVNNLTGNLIPVSRLTSYDRNPGRASINHLDGKRLLTVTSNIDETISTSRQVNLEAKQLTEGIIAKYPGYSVRFSGENKDTEESMASLGRAFLVGLLIIYMILASLFRSLAQPLIVMSAIPFAVIGVIFAFLFHGQPFSFLAFLGIIGLAGVVVNDSIVLVDCANQLRIEDPSKSTFELLVEAGSIRLRAVMLTTVTTVLGLLPTAYGIGGKDPFLVPMALAFGWGLAFATFITLIMVPVFYLNLYTFKDAVILKYKNRKKQFV
- the def gene encoding peptide deformylase, with the protein product MAVRKILKIGNPILRQTSEDVTESEIQTKDFKKLIRDMFETMRHADGVGLAAPQIGVLKKLVVVGQEDDNERYPGTPEVPNQIILNPEITPLSPPSDGFWEGCLSVPGMRGYVERPNKIRMKWRDENFTEHDEIIEGYRAIVLQHECDHLFGVLYVDRLKSTKLFGYNEDIDTAGKLLD
- a CDS encoding SpoIIE family protein phosphatase; translation: MKPNSLPPIILKNEDGGFYLSSSSELDDLYHFILGQAKRFVSAKSAALYLRNKRGNLSRVGLVLDKTNSGNIAKHVFKSKKSILVKKGTYLKSDDAPVSESYIACYLGDEIGDMSLGVLVLEGIKHFQNFSEQDLDLINYFSANLNALFKDTVFSDKDPQFFNSLTTSILLLIDNANIHNNNNRLQYFLEEIIRVAVLINTSVDLEHVLVMVMESAKSVFRTEASSLLLLDEKKEFLIFHTVTGEKREEVAKIKVPVGQGIAGTVAVTKQPMIINDAQNDERVFRDVDKASNFITRNILASPLIVGDEVIGVIEAINTIDRNNFSQDDIDTFLSFSSACAVAIQKTRLLDNLNVTNLELKQKLSTLESIFDLGQAVLESHDELGLMSKTLSILTKELSCEDAGMVIIEEKNKNRIQVYARQLGIVRESFFPMFESRLFLSLMESGNPRMAVVTAQLEESFLELEFYTLKKNFLILPIAPRGGNLRAALYVSGKNSAHSFNETDLRMLKTLSSPLAKAYENLRLNQEIITKKSIEKEIEITRKIQNNILPNALIQSPLFDLGVMSVAAKEVSGDFYDFHAFGDEQFSFLVADVSGKSLPAAIFMAMSSSIIRTLSRTTDLSPSELLFRANQLIYEDSQSGMFVTLFLVNYQRKTRTLKFASAGHNDQIWIRADGSFELLKGKGAPLGVVPHTNYQGGEIQLEPGDILVFYTDGAIEEKSPDGEEYGLDRFIDFIIARRGETSQNIVESVYENIRSFSKSEEQYDDFTVMVLKFAEVTSFEMVKSFDANPNEIPKLRDFISEHLESKITKPFAFDDILITLDEAATNIVMHSYKDTEIANPKFECKFELMGDKLKIVLVDEGKPFDRKKVPKPSVEANLKGERKGGFGVYLMETLMDKVSYEYNGKQNITYLEKTIV
- a CDS encoding STAS domain-containing protein, which translates into the protein MNEDKIGIRSEELGNKLVVHVQGNLDVHNTHKIEKDLLALVSSSGKSVIFNLSEVPFISSAGLRLLVTTLRHCQEQKISISICGLQPAVEKVFDIIGMQQLFTIYPDLDAALK
- a CDS encoding acyl-CoA carboxylase subunit beta yields the protein METMQYSLNNPFKESKAPATQTGIYDDALKLGKELIEKPFLGGGEDRIRVQHSKNRMTVWERIKVLTDEEPNITYQNWGPNLDGASIVTGILNIKGRDVAVYGHDFTLRAGSMDATNGSKLARLIQMAGTHGIPLIGMNDSAGAYVPAGVGGLDGYSEAFTALRKISGVVPSVMLMFGFNAGGGAYLPRQGSFMIQCDGTFFGLTGPGVVKSVLGEDISAEDLGGPKVHGQSGVVDLVTGDELGSLRTAIRLLSYLPDNNHSFAPFYPTSDPVDRFIYEEDILFRKTFNSPTGMNTPFDITLYLQQICDHGEFFELQPQRARNIVTAFGRIGGHVVGFLANNSAVSSGQIDIGASRKGTRFVRFCNLYNIPMVFAEDTTGFLPGRDQEHNGIVLEGRKLLDSIIDLRTPRLTLIIRNAFGGAYATFNSYFTGASMVFALPTARIAVMGPAGKEYVYKDEITSVQKEFLANVKKGMSEKEAAATRDAKLFEIGQRYEKELMNPKEALSLGSVSSIILPGYTRNVLSKNLSFLMSKYKPAEMSGPQREFE
- a CDS encoding biotin/lipoyl-containing protein, producing the protein MLDKNLKRIQFQESESAWIRSFTVESIKCLIVCRGPVRKETMDVFDAIGVKEYGILLSEKDSIVYPKALAPELRNFRFPENIHRVPDYMGAGKEEKEQRIHQIIGIAKDNGYTHIFAGYGFMAEDAEFIEAIEKAGIIFMGPSSHVAKGAGAKDEAKKLARSLNVSVTPGVDNITALALLRKTGNSKDGLLKVAKENNLNFQFDEKKSLEDNAEILLQLSYEKTIDITSIPDLQKESEILCEDIWKKYPGKRIRFKYIGGGGGKGQRVISSKGEIESAVMEILAESKVTAVGSNRNFLIELNIENTRHNEIQMIGNGEWSLSLGGRDCSLQMHEQKLLEISQTVELLQKEADLVRSSNPKKAAILDKDVQTLKDMEHQAEVFGKAIRLNSVSTFECIVEGNSFFFMEVNTRIQVEHRVTEMVYKMKFTNPNDPNDFFYIDSLVEAMAVLSIHGPRVPKPERIVRNVSGAEVRINATNRALQPHAGGIIQNWSNPLPEEIRDDQGICTRNPDTGAFVHYNLAGAYDSNVALIVSYGNSRTENLEILGNILRKTELRGQNLETNLLVHYGLIQWILGKDAMFKPSTAFMISYLAGIGALQSVINDLDLEYLWSEKTKAADADLKKVLSKKMTLVIRPMERLLANPHLLGGFLGYFDGKLWTRSGNNVSFNENPIQFLDSLYYYLNLDTTEQKASSEKIWDHDEKLLIEAKEFYSEFSKRTGLKNWKEISETITKGKNPSKEISDELWEKVKASHNGFQAGLETLLLLPKIGIKSNFFGLDVNADLDGIVPDEFKNKDTRDAFIKTLNPPPKMSGDEIVAPMGGMFYSKEAPNLPPLVNEGDHFQAGQPLFIIEVMKMFNKILAPVSGTVVKNLMVDSDGKIVTKAQPIFKIKPDEILKEESPEDIRARKVKVTKELGLV